One Passer domesticus isolate bPasDom1 chromosome 29, bPasDom1.hap1, whole genome shotgun sequence DNA window includes the following coding sequences:
- the LOC135287414 gene encoding uncharacterized protein LOC135287414, producing MSWSRHIQGGSKTAWDKAKKCIERVFNGSRKRESEKTLESKIDEAFQDLSNKMKALHENFKNLESKEREEIREELEKIPGNKEEEIARSLESKFNTSLRQLSQKIETLEEDVQEWPETIKDEVQLFRAELEMNKGNKEEEIARSLESKLNTRFRELSQRIQTLQEDVQEWPETIKDELQLFKAELKKNSGNKEEEIAKTLESVLKTFLQLFQGIKIVENLKKAIRHELLRRSA from the exons ATGAGCTGGTCAAGGCACATCCAAGGAGGCTCAA AAACGGCGTGGGATAAAGCTAAGAAGTGCATAGAAAGGGTTTTCAACGGATCAA GAAAGAGAGAGAGTGAGAAGACCCTGGAATCCAAAATCGACGAGGCTTTCCAGGACCTCAGCAATAAAATGAAAGCTCTGCATGAAAATTTCAAAAACTTAGAGTCCAAAGAGAGGGAGGAGatcagagaagagctggagaaaatCCCAG GAAACAAAGAGGAGGAAATTGCAAGGTCCCTGGAATCCAAGTTCAATACGAGCCTCCGGCAGCTTTCCCAAAAAATTGAAACTCTGGAAGAAGATGTACAGGAATGGCCAGAGACCATAAAGGATGAGGTTCAGCTTTTCAGAGCAGAACTGGAGATGAATAAAG GAAACAAAGAGGAGGAAATTGCAAGGTCCCTGGAATCCAAGTTGAATACGAGATTCCGGGAGCTCTCCCAAAGAATTCAGACTCTGCAAGAAGATGTACAGGAATGGCCAGAGACCATAAAGGATGAGCTTCAGCTATTCAAAGCAGAGCTGAAGAAGAACTCAG GAAACAAAGAGGAGGAAATTGCAAAGACCCTGGAATCCGTGTTGAAGACCTTCTTGCAGCTCTTCCAAGGAATTAAAATTGTGGAAAATCTAAAGAAGGCCATAAGGCATGAGCTTCTGCGTCGCAGTGCATAG